One stretch of Arachis duranensis cultivar V14167 chromosome 1, aradu.V14167.gnm2.J7QH, whole genome shotgun sequence DNA includes these proteins:
- the LOC107481570 gene encoding uncharacterized protein LOC107481570, whose product MASEEESVLVLVHCSGKIQKSKRYGVKFTDREPVSVFISSTSTLSDLKNSILQKLGISGSKFVKKLFYKIPIAVVSTRVQYDTFVLAADEDIRVLFHCVRSFPEVRTHELLAKLDVGVDSSRASAPFHNSSGVGCASCSMPVIAPSVPLVASPSFAADLDQTEAVGSAPLQDPGLRGQAYEVGTGGGLIPDVQGFGEPDRVENAMYDDESDQEPVDIIGDSDDDTTANPPTQPGASSSGTQQYPPHFSTLNLEALGEQAADGGPTDYNIRRGVEYRVIESDHLKYHGKCKEFGKGCTWLIRVALRARKGTWEVRKYNCPHTCLATSISSDHRQLDYHVICARILPLVRTDAAVTVKVLQQATEADYGFRPSYRKVWLAKQKAVAQIYGDWEESYAELPSWMLGVQSTMAGAVTVLKTSPIRVGGEVDESTPLVSIDGTHLYGKYGGTLLLAIVQDGNSNILPIAFTLVEGENAESWSFFLSNLRSHVTPQEGILVISDRHNGIKSALEAPETGWLPPHAFRAYCIRHVAANFALTFKGKDARRMLVNAAYAKTEAEFYYWFDIMRSENPAMCDWANRMEYDKWTQHEDSGRRFGHMTTNISECVNSVLKGTRNLSVTSLVKSTHQSEYTVAETTPTGNFSLGSYRVSLKDQTCDCGHFQALHYPCCHAIACCAYSRLNWASYVHKVYRMSEVFQVYKLGFVLPIPEGLWPPYAGPTVIPDPNMRRAKEGRPKATRIRGSMDRTADNLPKRCGLCRQPGHTRRSCDQRLHHAGGGS is encoded by the exons ATGGCAAGTGAGGAGGAGAGTGTTCTTGTTCTAGTGCATTGCTctggaaaaattcaaaaaagcaaaagatatggtgtgaagttcactgataGAGAACCGGTGAGTGTTTTCATCAGTTCAACAAGCACGTTGTCAGATCTAAAGAACAGCATTTTACAGAAGCTTGGGATTTCTGGTAGCAAGTTTGTGAAGAAGTTATTCTACAAGATTCCCATTGCAGTTGTCTCGACCCGGGTTCAGTATGACACCTTTGTGCTAGCGGCTGATGAAGACATTAGGGTTCTGTTCCATTGTGTCAGAAGTTTTCCAGAGGTCAGAACACACGAGTTACTCGCAAAGTTGGATGTTGGGGTGGATAGTTCTAGGGCATCAGCTCCATTTCATAACTCAAGTGGCGTAGGATGTGCGTCTTGTTCGATGCCTGTGATAGCACCGTCTGTTCCGCTAGTGGCATCCCCATCATTCGCGGCTGATTTAGATCAAACGGAGGCTGTTGGTTCTGCACCTTTGCAGGATCCAGGGCTCCGTGGGCAGGCATATGAGGTGGGCACTGGTGGAGGCTTGATTCCTGATGTGCAAGGGTTTGGGGAACCTGATCGAGTAGAGAACGCAATGTATGATGATGAGTCTGACCAGGAGCCTGTAGATATCATTGGGGACAGTGATGATGACACAACTGCCAATCCACCTACACAGCCTGGGGCTTCAAGTTCTGGCACTCAGCAATACCCTCCACACTTCTCGACTTTAAACTTGGAGGCTCTGGGTGAACAGGCGGCGGATGGTGGTCCCACA GACTACAACATCCGTCGAGGTGTTGAGTACAGAGTCATTGAATCAGATCATCTGAAATATCATGGAAAATGCAAGGAGTTTGGCAAGGGTTGCACTTGGTTGATTCGCGTAGCGCTCCGTGCACGCAAGGGCACTTGGGAGGTTCGGAAGTACAACTGCCCACACACCTGCTTGGCTACATCTATATCGAGTGATCACCGTCAGCTGGATTACCACGTTATTTGTGCGAGGATTCTTCCGTTGGTTAGGACAGATGCTGCAGTTACGGTAAAGGTATTGCAACAAGCTACAGAAGCAGACTACGGTTTCAGGCCTAGTTACAGGAAGGTTTGGCTGGCCAAACAGAAGGCAGTGGCACAAATATATGGAGATTGGGAAGAATCATATGCGGAGTTGCCAAGTTGGATGCTAGGGGTACAGTCTACCATGGCTGGGGCAGTTACTGTTCTGAAGACCTCTCCTATTCGTGTTGGGGGTGAGGTTGATGAGTCTACG CCCCTCGTCAGTATTGATGGCACCCACTTGTATGGCAAGTATGGAGGGACGCTGCTATTGGCCATAGTGCAAGATGGGAACTCGAACATCCTTCCCATCGCATTCACCCTTGTTGAGGGAGAAAATGCAGAATCATGGTCATTCTTCTTGTCCAACCTACGATCGCATGTGACGCCACAGGAGGGCATCCTTGTTATCTCTGATAGGCATAATGGCATCAAGTCAGCACTTGAGGCACCTGAGACTGGATGGCTGCCTCCACATGCCTTTCGTGCCTACTGCATTCGTCATGTGGCTGCGAATTTTGCCCTTACCTTTAAAGGTAAGGATGCAAGGAGGATGTTGGTCAATGCTGCATATGCAAAAACTGAAGCagagttttattattggtttgaCATCATGCGGTCTGAGAATCCGGCAATGTGTGACTGGGCCAATCGGATGGAATACGACAAGTGGACACAACACGAGGATAGTGGTAGACGGTTCGGGCACATGACAACCAACATTAGTGAATGTGTGAACTCCGTGTTAAAGGGAACTCGCAACCTCTCGGTGACATCGTTGGTTAAGTCAAC GCATCAAAGCGAGTACACTGTGGCTGAGACAACACCGACTGGGAACTTTTCGCTGGGTAGCTACAGAGTTTCCCTTAAGGACCAAACCTGCGATTGTGGCCACTTTCAGGCGCTCCACTATCCCTGCTGCCACGCTATAGCTTGTTGTGCCTACTCGCGCCTTAATTGGGCGTCATATGTTCACAAGGTGTATCGTATGAGTGAGGTGTTCCAGGTTTACAAGCTGGGTTTTGTTCTTCCTATCCCAGAAGGGCTATGGCCCCCCTATGCTGGCCCAACCGTCATTCCCGATCCTAACATGAGGCGTGCAAAGGAAGGTCGTCCGAAGGCAACCAGGATCCGTGGTAGTATGGATCGGACTGCGGATAACCTGCCGAAGCGATGTGGACTATGCCGTCAGCCTGGGCATACGAGGCGGAGCTGTGACCAGCGACTGCATCATGCTGGAGGGGGTTCTTAG